A stretch of Mustela nigripes isolate SB6536 chromosome 6, MUSNIG.SB6536, whole genome shotgun sequence DNA encodes these proteins:
- the SOX10 gene encoding transcription factor SOX-10, whose translation MAEEQDLSEVELSPVGSEEPRCLSPGSAPSLGPDGGGGGGGGGGSGLRASPGPGELGKVKKEQQDGEADDDKFPVCIREAVSQVLSGYDWTLVPMPVRVNGASKSKPHVKRPMNAFMVWAQAARRKLADQYPHLHNAELSKTLGKLWRLLNESDKRPFIEEAERLRMQHKKDHPDYKYQPRRRKNGKAAQGESECPGGEAEQGGAAAIQAHYKSAHLDHRHPGEGSPMSDGNPEHPSGQSHGPPTPPTTPKTELQSGKADPKRDGRSMGEGGKPHIDFGNVDIGEISHEVMSNMETFDVAELDQYLPPNGHPGHVGSYSAAGYGLGSALAVASGHSAWISKPPGVALPTVSPPGVDAKAQVKTETAGPQGPPHYTDQPSTSQIAYTSLSLPHYGSAFPSISRPQFDYSDHQPSGPYYGHSGQASGLYSAFSYMGPSQRPLYTAISDPSPSGPQSHSPTHWEQPVYTTLSRP comes from the exons CGCTGCCTGTCCCCGGGGAGCGCGCCCTCGCTGGGGCCCgacggcggtggcggcggcggcggcggcggcggatcGGGCCTGCGAGCCAGCCCGGGGCCCGGCGAGCTGGGCAAGGTCAAGAAGGAGCAGCAGGACGGCGAGGCGGACGATGACAAGTTCCCCGTGTGCATCCGCGAGGCGGTCAGCCAGGTGCTGAGCGGCTACGACTGGACGCTGGTGCCCATGCCCGTGCGCGTCAACGGCGCCAGCAAGAGCAAGCCGCACGTCAAGCGGCCCATGAACGCCTTCATGGTGTGGGCGCAGGCGGCGCGCAGGAAGCTGGCCGACCAGTACCCGCACCTGCACAACGCCGAGCTCAGCAAGACGCTGGGCAAGCTCTGGAG GCTGCTGAATGAGAGTGACAAGCGCCCCTTCATCGAGGAGGCTGAGCGGCTCCGAATGCAGCACAAGAAGGATCACCCGGACTACAAGTACCAACCCCGGAGGCGGAAGAACGGAAAGGCGGCCCAGGGGGAGTCAGAGTGTCCCGGCGGGGAGGCTGAGCAGGGCGGCGCTGCTGCCATCCAGGCCCACTACAAGAGTGCCCACCTGGACCACCGGCACCCGGGAGAGGGCTCCCCCATGTCAGATGGGAACCCCGAGCACCCCTCAG GCCAGAGCCATGGCCCACCCACCCCTCCGACCACCCCAAAGACAGAGCTGCAGTCGGGCAAGGCAGACCCCAAGCGGGATGGGCGCTCCATGGGGGAGGGCGGGAAGCCTCACATCGACTTCGGCAACGTGGACATCGGTGAGATCAGCCACGAGGTAATGTCCAACATGGAGACCTTTGATGTGGCTGAGTTGGACCAGTACCTGCCACCCAACGGGCACCCGGGCCACGTGGGCAGCTACTCAGCAGCCGGCTACGGGCTGGGCAGCGCCCTGGCTGTGGCCAGTGGACACTCCGCCTGGATCTCCAAGCCACCAGGCGTGGCTCTGCCTACAGTCTCGCCACCTGGCGTGGACGCCAAAGCCCAGGTGAAGACGGAGACCGCAGGGCCCCAGGGCCCGCCGCACTACACCGACCAGCCGTCCACCTCGCAGATCGCCTACACCTCCCTCAGCCTGCCCCACTACGGCTCCGCCTTCCCCTCCATCTCCCGCCCCCAGTTTGACTACTCTGACCATCAGCCCTCAGGACCCTATTACGGCCATTCAGGCCAGGCCTCTGGCCTCTATTCGGCCTTCTCCTACATGGGGCCCTCGCAGCGGCCCCTCTACACGGCCATCTCTGACCCTAGCCCCTCAGGGCCCCAGTCCCACAGCCCCACACACTGGGAGCAGCCAGTATATACGACGCTGTCCCG